The proteins below come from a single Peromyscus leucopus breed LL Stock chromosome 13, UCI_PerLeu_2.1, whole genome shotgun sequence genomic window:
- the Map2 gene encoding microtubule-associated protein 2 isoform X23: MAEGKKPAVLPGKEHGAAKSSDHLQGLSEGQVESSAEAQIVPEDSVKEVPEVAPDVKIPSSLKEDLLTASKMEFPEQQKLTSPFAEPLDKGEKELEMQSKPGEDFEHAALVPQPEPTVTPQDKKDLQGTEGEKSPFAHTFGTNLEDIKQNTEPSIAVPSIGLSAEPLTPKEQKDWFIEMPMESKKDEWGLAAPISPGPLTPMREKDVLEDIPRWEGKQFDSPMPSPFHGGSFALPLDTIKNERVTEEPQPLAPFFFQAADKTSLQDTSGLAMAKDSSGDEKPQKDKADSVVDVPVSEAATIPKDAHGPVVEGYVTESVSGEEKGAANQEKKETWTPSRQEPTITENEPQTKLEEKLLVSIEEAVAKDHGPSKLRDDETAVIQPSTERSFSKEEQKGQEHVTDELKQGSFPISLEQAFLDQAMTSETLGKITSEPEAVSEMRGSLGLFEETVAGKDKFEGVGAATVAEVGMPFYEDKSGMSKYFETSALKEDVTKSQQLGSDYYELSDSRGSAQESLDTVSPKHGEKEKESQPSAPAQEAGYSTLAQRYPSELPEEPSSPQERMFTIDPKVYGEKRDLHSKNKDDLTLSRSLGLGGRSAIEQRSMSINLPMSCLDSIALGFNFGRGHDLSPLASDILTNTSGSMDEGDDYLPPTTPAVEKAPCFPIESKEEEEKAEEAKVTGEQTIQIETSSETPFPAKEYYKNGTVMAPDLPEMLDLAGTRSRLASVSADAEVARRKSVPSEAVVAESSTGLPPVTDENQVTAKPDSQLEDMGYCVFNKYTVPLPSPVQDSENLSGESGSFYEGTDDKVRRDLATDLSLIEVKLAAAGRVKDEITAEKEASSPTSADKPGLSRELDHDRKANDKLDTVLEKSEEHVESKEHAKEMEEAGEKVELFGLGVTYEPVSTKELTTAEDTSPENAAKGLSSVPEVAEVEPTTKADQGLDFAVKKAEPSQLEIKVSDFGQMASGMNVDAGKATELKFEVSQELTLSSKGPQEEDSFMGVESGHMKEGVKVNEIEVKEKVAKPDLVHQEAVDKEESYESSGEHESLTMESLKPDEGKKETSPESSLIQDEVALKLSVEIPCPPPVTEADLSTDEKAEVQMEFIQLPKEESTETPDIPAIPSDVTQPQPEAIVSEPAEVPSEEEIEAGGEYDKLLFRSDTLQITDLVAPGSREEFVETCPGEHKGVIESVVTIEDDFITVVQTTTDEGESGSHSVRFAALAQPEEERRPCPHEEELEVEMAAEAQAEPRDGSPDAPATPEREEVAFSEYKTETYDDYKDETTIDDSIMDADSLWVDTQDDDRSIMTEQLETIPKEEKAEKEARRPSLEKHRKEKPFKTGRGRISTPERKVAKKEPSTVSRDEVRRKKAVYKKAELAKKTEVQAHSPSRKFILKPAIKYTRPTHLSCVKRKTTAASGESAQAPSAFKQAKDKATDGVTKSPEKRSSLPRPSSILPPRRGVSGDREENSFSLNSSISSARRTTRSEPIRRAGKSGTSTPTTPGSTAITPGTPPSYSSRTPGTPGTPSYPRTPHTPGTPKSAILVPSEKKVAIIRTPPKSPATPKQLRLINQPLPDLKNVKSKIGSTDNIKYQPKGGQVRILNKKTDFSKVQSRCGSKDNIKHSAGGGNVQIVTKKIDLSHVTSKCGSLKNIRHRPGGGRVKIESVKLDFKEKAQAKVGSLDNAHHVPGGGNVKIDSQKLNFREHAKARVDHGAEIITQSPSRSSVASPRRLSNVSSSGSINLLESPQLATLAEDVTAALAKQGL; this comes from the exons ATGGCTGAGGGAAAGAAACCTGCTGTCCTTCCCGGAAAAGAGCACGGGGCTGCTAAGTCCTCAGACCACCTCCAGGGCCTCAGTGAGGGCCAAGTGGAATCTAGTGCAGAGGCGCAGATAGTTCCAGAAGACAGTGTAAAAGAGGTCCCGGAGGTGGCTCCAGATGTAAAAATCCCTTCCTCTCTCAAGGAAG ATTTACTTACAGCCTCGAAGATGGAATTCCCAGAGCAGCAGAAATTGACTTCCCCTTTCGCTGAGCCTTTAGACAAGGgagaaaaggagttggagatgcaAAGTAAGCCTGGTGAAGACTTTGAACATGCTGCCTTAGTTCCTCAGCCAGAGCCAACTGTAACTCCCCAAGATAAAAAGGATCTCCAAGGCACGGAAGGAGAAAAGTCGCCTTTTGCGCACACTTTTGGTACCAACCTGGAAGACATAAAGCAGAACACAGAACCAAGCATAGCAGTACCTAGCATTGGCCTCTCTGCAGAGCCTCTGACTCCAAAAGAGCAGAAAGACTGGTTCATTGAAATGCCAATGGAATCAAAGAAGGATGAATGGGGTTTAGCTGCCCCAATATCTCCTGGTCCCTTGACACCCATGAGGGAAAAAGATGTGCTGGAGGATATCCCGAGATGGGAAGGGAAGCAGTTTGATTCTCCCATGCCAAGTCCCTTTCATGGTGGGAGCTTCGCTCTTCCTTTAGATACTATAAAGAATGAAAGAGTCACAGAAGAACCACAACCCTtggctcctttcttcttccaagcAGCTGACAAAACATCTCTGCAGGACACCAGTGGCCTAGCTATGGCCAAAGATAGTTCTGGAGATGAGAAGCCACAGAAAGATAAAGCAGACAGTGTGGTAGATGTCCCAGTCTCAGAAGCTGCCACCATACCCAAAGATGCTCATGGTCCAGTTGTGGAAGGCTATGTCACAGAAAGTGTTTCAGGGGAAGAAAAGGGTGCCGCaaatcaagagaaaaaagaaacttggaCACCCAGCAGACAAGAACCTACAATCACTGAAAATGAACCGCAGACAAAGCTTGAAGAGAAATTATTGGTCTCTATCGAAGAAGCTGTGGCAAAAGATCACGGACCCTCCAAACTGAGAGATGATGAAACAGCTGTCATTCAGCCCTCCACCGAGCGTTCTTTCTCtaaagaagaacagaaaggcCAAGAGCACGTGACCGATGAGTTAAAACAGGGCTCCTTCCCTATAAGTCTCGAACAAGCATTTTTAGATCAAGCCATGACCTCTGAGACCTTGGGAAAAATTACATCTGAGCCAGAGGCAGTAAGTGAAATGAGAGGAAGCCTGGGGCTTTTTGAGGAGACCGTAGCTGGCAAAGATAAGTTTGAAGGAGTTGGGGCCGCAACAGTAGCTGAGGTTGGCATGCCATTTTATGAAGATAAATCAGGAATGTCCAAGTACTTTGAAACATCTGCATTGAAAGAAGATGTAACAAAAAGCCAACAGTTGGGCAGTGATTACTATGAACTGAGTGATTCAAGAGGCAGTGCCCAGGAGTCCCTTGATACTGTATCTCCCAAGCAtggtgaaaaggaaaaagaatcccAGCCCAGTGCTCCAGCACAAGAAGCAGGGTATAGCACACTTGCCCAGCGTTATCCTTCTGAGTTACCTGAAGAACCAAGTTCTCCTCAAGAAAGAATGTTCACTATTGACCCAAAAGTTTACGGGGAGAAAAGGGACCTTCACAGTAAGAATAAAGATGATTTGACACTTAGTCGAAGTTTAGGGCTTGGCGGTAGGTCTGCAATAGAACAAAGAAGCATGTCCATCAACTTGCCTATGTCTTGCCTCGATTCCATTGCCCTTGGGTTTAACTTCGGCCGGGGCCATGATCTTTCCCCTCTGGCTTCCGATATTCTAACTAACACTAGCGGAAGCATGGATGAAGGAGATGATTATCTTCCCCCCACCACACCTGCGGTAGAGAAAGCCCCTTGCTTTCCGATAGAaagcaaagaggaggaagagaaagcagaggaagcaaAAGTGACTGGAGAACAAACTATTCAAATTGAGACATCCTCTGAGACACCCTTCCCAGCCAAAGAGTATTACAAAAATGGTACCGTCATGGCCCCTGACCTGCCCGAGATGCTTGATCTGGCAGGAACCAGGTCCAGATTAGCTTCTGTGAGTGCAGATGCTGAGGTTGCCAGGAGGAAATCGGTCCCATCAGAGGCTGTGGTTGCAGAGAGTAGTACCGGTTTGCCACCTGTCACTGATGAAAACCAAGTCACTGCAAAACCAGACAGTCAACTGGAAGACATGGGATACTGTGTGTTCAATAAATACACAGTCCCTCTCCCATCTCCAGTTCAAGACAGTGAGAATTTGTCGGGAGAGAGTGGTTCGTTTTATGAAGGAACCGATGACAAAGTCCGCAGAGATCTGGCAACAGACCTTTCACTGATTGAAGTAAAACTTGCTGCCGCTGGAAGAGTCAAAGATGAGATCACTGCTGAGAAAGAGGCATCTTCACCCACTTCTGCTGACAAACCAGGACTGAGTAGGGAGCTTGACCATGACAGGAAAGCTAATGACAAACTGGATACTGTCCTAGAAAAGAGTGAAGAGCATGTTGAATCAAAAGAACATGCCAAGGAGATGGAAGAGGCTGGTGAGAAAGTGGAGCTCTTTGGATTAGGTGTAACCTATGAGCCAGTCTCCACCAAAGAACTGACAACAGCTGAAGATACATCACCTGAGAACGCAGCAAAAGGTCTCAGTTCAGTGCCCGAGGTAGCTGAGGTAGAACCAACCACAAAGGCCGATCAAGGGCTAGATTTTGCTGTGAAGAAAGCTGAGCCTAGTCAGCTAGAAATCAAAGTCAGTGACTTTGGACAGATGGCTTCAGGGATGaatgtagatgctgggaaagCCACAGAGCTCAAGTTTGAGGTTTCTCAGGAACTGACCCTCTCATCCAAAGGACCTCAAGAAGAGGATTCCTTCATGGGTGTTGAGTCTGGCCACATGAAAGAAGGTGtaaaagtcaatgaaatagaAGTCAAAGAGAAGGTGGCAAAGCCCGACCTGGTGCATCAGGAGGCTGTGGACAAAGAAGAGTCCTATGAGTCTAGCGGTGAGCACGAGAGCCTCACGATGGAGTCCCTGAAGCCTGATGAGGGCAAGAAGGAAACATCTCCAGAGTCATCTCTGATTCAAGATGAAGTTGCCCTCAAACTGTCTGTGGAAATCCCTTGCCCACCTCCTGTTACAGAGGCTGACTTGTCCACTGATGAGAAAGCTGAGGTCCAAATGGAATTTATTCAGCTGCCCAAGGAAGAAAGCACAGAGACTCCCGATATACCCGCCATACCTTCTGATGTCACCCAGCCACAGCCTGAGGCAATTGTGTCTGAACCAGCAGAGGTCCCAAGTGAGGAAGAGATAGAAGCTGGGGGAGAATATGACAAACTGCTCTTCCGCTCAGACACCCTTCAGATTACTGACCTGGTTGCCCCGGGAAGTAGGGAGGAATTTGTGGAAACCTGCCCGGGTGAGCACAAAGGTGTAATTGAGTCCGTGGTGACCATCGAGGATGATTTCATCACTGTAGTGCAAACCACAACCGATGAAGGGGAGTCGGGGTCCCACAGTGTGCGCTTTGCAGCGCTGGCTCAgcctgaggaggaaaggagacCATGCCCTCACGAAGAAGAGCTTGAAGTAGAGATGGCAGCAGAAGCCCAGGCAGAACCCAGGGATGGCTCTCCAGATGCCCCAGCTACCCCGGAGAGAGAAGAGGTTGCATTCTCAGAATATAAAACAGAAACCTACGACGATTACAAAGACGAGACCACCATTGATGACTCCATCATGGATGCTGACAGCCTGTGGGTGGACACTCAAG ATGATGATAGAAGCATCATGACAGAACAGTTAGAAACTATTCCTAAAGAGGAGAAAGCTGAGAAGGAAGCTCGGAGACCATCTCTCGagaaacatagaaaagaaaaaccctttAAAACCGGGAGAGGCAGAATTTCTACCCCTGAAAGAAAAGTAGCTAAAAAGGAACCTAGCACGGTCTCCAGGGATGaagtgagaaggaaaaaag CAGTTTATAAGAAGGCTGAACTTGCTAAAAAAACAGAAGTTCAGGCCCACTCTCCTTCcaggaaattcattttaaaacctGCTATCAAATACACTAGACCAACTCATCTCTCCTGTGTTAAGCGGAAAACCACAG CAGCAAGTGGTGAATCAGCTCAGGCTCCCAGTGCTTTTAAACAGGCGAAGGACAAAGCCACT GATGGAGTCACCAAGAGTCCAGAAAAGCGTTCTTCCCTCCCTAGACCTTCCTCCATCCTGCCTCCTCGCCGAGGTGTATcgggagacagggaagagaacTCATTCTCTCTGAACAGCTCCATCTCTTCAGCACGACGGACCACCA GGTCAGAACCAATTCGCAGAGCAGGAAAGAGTGGCACCTCAACTCCTACCACCCCTGGATCCACCGCGATCACGCCTGGCACTCCCCCAAGCTACTCTTCACGTACCCCAGGCACTCCTGGCACCCCCAGCTATCCCAGGACCCCTCATACGCCAGGAACCCCCAAGTCTGCCATCTTGGTGCCCAGTGAGAAGAAAGTCGCCATCATCCGCACCCCTCCCAAGTCCCCAGCAACTCCCAAGCAGCTACGGCTCATTAACCAACCACTGCCAGACCTGAAGAACGTCAAATCCAAAATCGGATCCACGGACAACATCAAATACCAGCCCAAAGGGGGTCAG GTTAGGATTTTAAACAAGAAGACCGATTTTAGCAAAGTTCAGTCAAGATGTGGTTCCAAGGATAACATCAAACATTCTGCTGGGGGCGGAAAT GTACAAATCGTTACTAAGAAGATAGACTTAAGCCATGTGACATCCAAATGCGGCTCTCTGAAGAACATCCGTCACAGGCCAG